From one Babesia bovis T2Bo chromosome 3, whole genome shotgun sequence genomic stretch:
- a CDS encoding putative 60S ribosomal protein L18, which yields MGIDLEKGGRVKKPGRKALVSQDPYLQLLVNSYKLLARRTQSKFNRTILKRLIMPRRFKCPMSLSKLTKHMKGREHTTAVIVGTITDDIRVTEVPKLSVCALRVTEKARARLLKAGGEIITFDELISRAPTGTNCTLLRGPTKAREAEKHFGRAPGTPGSSTKPYVRSKGRKFEKARGRRKSCGFKV from the exons ATG GGTATTGATTTGGAGAAGGGTGGCCGTGTCAAGAAGCCAGGCCGTAAGGCTTTGGTTAGCCAGGACCCTTATTTGCAGTTATTGGTCAATTCCTACAAGCTGTTGGCACGTAGAACACAAAGTAAATTCAACCGTACGATCTTGAAGCGTTTGATTATGCCTCGTCGCTTTAAGTGCCCAATGTCCCTATCGAAGCTTACTAAGCACATGAAAGGCAGGGAGCACACTACTGCTGTTATTGTTGGTACCATCACAG ATGACATTCGTGTGACTGAGGTACCCAAGTTGAGTGTTTGTGCTCTCCGTGTTACTGAGAAGGCACGTGCTCGTTTATTGAAGGCCGGTGGTGAGATTATTACTTTTGACGAGTTGATATCTCGTGCTCCAACTGGAACTAACTGCACTCTTTTACGTGGTCCCACTAAGGCCCGTGAGGCTGAGAAGCACTTTGGTCGTGCTCCTGGTACTCCCGGATCATCCACTAAGCCTTACGTGCGCTCCAAGGGTCGCAAGTTCGAGAAGGCCCGTGGTCGCAGGAAGTCTTGTGGTTTCAAGGTTTAA
- a CDS encoding CS domain family protein → MALSPNVLWAQTDDALLLTVELPEEKDTVINLDNNALKIAGKKEGKDYECTINFYKPIKASEALKANDRFLRFKLPKDENEKWPSLNNDGKKHWIKIDWNRWIDSDAEDNETNVIQDDFDMSKFGPFGNMGGYPGMGDDDDDFMDDEEHECCEQSECACDDCECDTICKCGADCECENCSCVKECKCDGEVPVEKVEDTKKPCDCCDNCTCGDNCQCTPENKCSEKCSCPGK, encoded by the exons ATGGC ACTCTCTCCAAATGTTTTGTGGGCACAAACCGATGATGCACTTCTTCTTACTGTAGAATTGCCAGAAGAAAAGGATACCGTTATCAACCTCGATAACAACGCATTGAAGATAGCCGGTAAGAAGGAAGGCAAGGATTATGAATGCACCATCAACTTCTACAAACCCATCAAGGCCAGTGAAGCCCTGAAGGCCAATGATAGGTTCCTAAGGTTCAAGTTACCCAAggatgaaaatgaaaagtGGCCGTCACTAAACAACGATGGCAAGAAGCATTGGATCAAAATCGACTGGAACAGATGGATTGATTCAGACGCTGAGGATAATGAAACCAATGTCATACAGGATGACTTCGATATGTCTAAATTCGGACCATTCGGTAACATGGGAGGTTACCCAGGAATGggtgatgatgatgacgacTTCATGGACGACGAGGAACATGAATGCTGCGAACAAAGTGAATGCGCTTGTGATGACTGCGAATGTGATACCATTTGCAAGTGCGGCGCAGACTGTGAATGTGAAAACTGCAGCTGTGTAAAGGAATGCAAATGCGACGGCGAGGTACCGGTAGAGAAGGTAGAAGATACCAAGAAACCATGCGACTGCTGCGATAATTGTACCTGCGGAGATAACTGCCAATGCACACCCGAAAACAAATGCAGCGAAAAGTGTTCATGCCCAGGAAAGTAA
- a CDS encoding ATP synthase subunit C family protein: MAPIQRVFANSLVRGVRLNNTLGARFLSQVPSFQRNDLNKTNAEMPRSYYLHQPTVQNTLLTNFANRGSMNSLAPFNNKFGARYDGGIATLGAAVALMSVGGVAQGIGNLFAALVSGTARNPSIKDDLFTYTLIGMGFLEFLGIICVLMSAIMMYS; encoded by the exons ATGGCTCCAATTCAACGTGTTTTCGCTAACTCACTCGTCAGAGGCGTACGCCTTAACAACACCCTAGGAGCACGATTCCTATCACAGGTGCCAAGCTTCCAAAGGAACGATCTAAACAAGACAAATGCAGAAATGCCCAGGTCATACTACCTCCACCAACCAACTGTACAAAACACTTTGTTGACCAATTTCGCCAACAGG GGAAGTATGAACAGTCTCGCACCATTCAACAACAAATTCGGTGCAAGGTACGATGGAGGAATCGCTACCCTTGGTGCCGCTGTTGCACTCATGTCAGTAGGAGGTGTTGCACAAGGTATCGGTAACCTATTCGCCGCATTGGTCTCCGGAACTGCACGCAACCCATCTATCAAAGATGATCTCTTCACATACACACTTATTGGTATGGGTTTCCTAGAGTTCCTTGGTATTATTTGTGTACTCATGAGTGCCATTATGATGTACTCTTAA
- a CDS encoding V-type H+ transporting ATPase subunit D family protein, producing MSSTSSKPLPSRMMLQILKQKRTNAHLGYSLLKRKSDALASKFRKLLKDTIQGKEKVIEGFNEASYALSNAVWSAGDFKSLVVESVGRSAVTLRVRTENVAGVIIPHFELKIDPTVDVIANIGLTTGGHVIHSVKTAHLEFLETLAELASLQVSFMMLEQEIKMTNRRVNALDNLVIPTIDNNLEYIKRELDELEREEFYRLKMVRNMNQDDDIPKRASTDSQDVHETGQSEPQTIFESVDEDIVV from the exons ATGAGTTCCACGTCATCTAAGCCCTTACCATCTCGTAT GATGCTTCAAATACTGAAGCAAAAGAGAACTAACGCGCATCTAGGATATTCGCTACTAAAAAGAAAGAGTGATGCTTTAGCATCGAAGTTCAGAAAGCTACTTAAGGATACCATACAG GGCAAGGAAAAGGTGATAGAGGGATTTAACGAAGCGTCGTACGCACTCTCTAATGCCGTGTGGTCAGCAGGAGATTTCAAATCACTGGTAGTGGAATCTGTAGGTAGATCTGCCGTTACACTGCGAGTACGCACGGAAAATGTAGCCGGAGTGATCATACCACACTTTGAATTAAAAATCGACCCTACAGTCGATGTTATCGCAAACATTGGATTAACAACCGGTGGACATGTTATACATTCCGTGAAAACAGCACATCTAGAGTTCTTGGAAACCCTGGCTGAACTGGCATCACTCCAG GTATCCTTCATGATGCTGGAGCAGGAAATTAAAATGACAAACAGGCGTGTAAACGCACTTGATAAT CTGGTAATACCGACAATCGACAACAACCTGGAGTACATCAAGCGTGAATTAGATGAACTAGAACGTGAAGAGTTCTATAG aCTGAAAATGGTGCGCAACATGAACCAAGATGATGATATCCCAAAACGGGCGTCAACGGATTCACAAGATGTACACGAAACTGGCCAATCCGAGCCACAGACAATATTCGAGTCAGTAGATGAAGATATCGTTGTTTAG
- a CDS encoding MerC mercury resistance family protein — protein MEGLDLNSLVLSENPHIEVKSRLYKVWEFLLNYAALLCLLDCIVLPALIALFGVLDIFNGLNAYKTSFHIIEVVCVVILGTLAIVVNYRKGGKVKFVAIGISGIILVVISHFVASGWIETVLSLTGCGMLLASNQLSRRGHSCHHCHLPVSI, from the exons ATGGAGGGTCTTGATTTAAATTCACTTGTACTCTCTGAGAATCCTCATATCGAGGTAAAATCGCG ATTATACAAGGTTTGGGAGTTTTTACTGAATTACGCTGCGCTGCTATGTTTGTTAGACTGTATCGTACTCCCTGCTTTGATAGCTCTATTTGGTGtgctggatatatttaatgGCTTAAATGCGTACAAAACTTCCTTCCACATC ATTGAGGTTGTGTGTGTCGTTATTTTGGGCACATTGGCCATTGTTGTTAACTATCGCAAAGGTGGTAAGGTAAAGTTCGTAGCAATCGGGATTTCCGGGATAATCTTGGTTGTTATAAGCCATTTTGTGGCTAGTGGCTGGATAGAGACTGTATTATCTCTTACTGGTTGTGGTATGCTTTTGGCTTCAAACCAGTTATCTCGTCGTGGCCACAGCTGTCATCATTGCCACCTTCCAGTATCAATATGA
- a CDS encoding putative 40S ribosomal protein S6 codes for MKLNLANPFTNMQRTMEIDDEKKLLPFYEKRMGTEVPGDSLGEEFKGYVFKISGGNDKQGFPMMQGVLTTSRVRLLLRKGMKCYRPRRTGEMRRKSVRGCIASPDLSILNLVVVKRGPQDIPGLTDGERPRRLGPKRASKIRKLFNLGPQDDVRKYVIRRKVEGRNKTRAPKIQRLVTPQRIQRKRRRIALRIKREQTSRANMKAYYKMMEEYKQSKRSKGEGSPAAAAA; via the coding sequence ATGAAGCTCAATTTGGCGAACCCGTTCACCAATATGCAAAGGACTATGGAGATAGATGATGAAAAAAAGCTACTCCCATTCTATGAAAAACGTATGGGAACCGAAGTACCAGGTGATTCCCTAGGTGAAGAGTTCAAGGGATACGTTTTCAAAATATCGGGTGGTAACGACAAACAGGGTTTTCCAATGATGCAGGGTGTTCTCACAACTAGCCGTGTTAGGTTGCTATTAAGAAAAGGTATGAAATGCTATCGCCCTAGAAGAACCGGTGAAATGCGTCGTAAGTCAGTTCGTGGCTGCATCGCTTCACCCGACCTCTCCATCCTCAACCTGGTAGTTGTCAAGAGAGGACCACAGGATATCCCCGGACTCACCGATGGTGAAAGGCCACGCAGATTGGGACCTAAGCGTGCTTCTAAGATCCGTAAACTGTTCAACCTCGGCCCACAGGATGATGTGCGTAAGTACGTTATTAGACGTAAGGTCGAAGGACGCAACAAAACCAGAGCACCAAAGATCCAGAGATTGGTAACTCCCCAAAGAATCCAACGTAAGCGCAGGCGCATAGCGCTTCGCATCAAGCGTGAGCAGACATCGCGAGCTAACATGAAGGCGTATTACAAGATGATGGAGGAGTACAAACAGTCCAAACGCTCCAAGGGTGAAGGATCACCAGCTGCCGCCGCAGCGTAA
- a CDS encoding putative 60S ribosomal protein L18ae: MAKPKGSQIRPSLKQNLTHYHVVGRAAPSKKNPNPLIYRMNIFAKNSVLAKGRFWYFMRKLQKAKRSGGEILACNVLNEVKPTQAKNYGVLLRYECRTGTHNMYKEYRDTTLTGAISQMYGEMAGRDHARASCIQIIRARQIADADCRRTRTTQLHNPKLKFPILRPQPFIQKSERALFSRTRPSLDY; the protein is encoded by the coding sequence ATGGCTAAGCCCAAGGGATCTCAGATTCGTCCATCGCTTAAGCAGAACCTAACTCACTACCACGTGGTTGGTCGTGCTGCTCCTTCAAAGAAGAACCCAAACCCTTTGATATATCGTATGAACATTTTCGCTAAGAATTCGGTACTTGCTAAGGGTCGTTTCTGGTACTTTATGCGTAAGTTGCAGAAGGCTAAGAGGTCTGGTGGTGAGATCTTGGCTTGCAATGTGTTGAATGAGGTCAAGCCAACTCAAGCTAAGAACTATGGTGTGTTGTTGCGTTACGAGTGTCGTACTGGTACTCACAACATGTACAAGGAGTACCGTGACACTACTTTGACTGGTGCTATTTCTCAGATGTATGGTGAGATGGCTGGTCGTGACCATGCTCGTGCCAGTTGCATTCAGATTATTCGTGCACGCCAGATCGCTGACGCTGACTGCCGCAGGACGCGTACAACCCAGTTGCACAACCCCAAGCTGAAGTTCCCTATCCTTAGGCCTCAGCCTTTCATTCAGAAGTCGGAGCGTGCATTGTTCTCTAGAACTAGGCCTTCTCTTGACTACTGA
- a CDS encoding RAP domain family protein, giving the protein MALYSCFNLANLRRLSSVSSSKQPLRHIRPNSTTLANAEPRDHECSEAGITHLFRYVRDNHDRLSLYTMCGYMERLHSANLADIELRDLLRKKLLDSLGDINSAMILGRVLYLLSKFDNVDDDFFVKITDHIYRNQLYTIGESPRLWCRYFKFIGDNRIYHGPLLEVLAKRYHEYLCRHMADGSDGYPRRLQESAAIAAWALAITASDLSLDDLFRSMLTFVLQPGVERHVLIRVYWSAAVSGRLLNGLDLTSISAAIDETLSNPDVGVRHKSHLHQLYTILRCLNASGITDDVLLNRCLASLHSMRYGYNDSKMSTSQRYVSDVLVRLGIPHKVELLTPDLLSIDIAIEGGGERIALEVDGPLHFTRVCHGTHLGQPMLTGPTRMKHNFLRSSGWHVISAPPVKLDDVDMMSSVSCVDSFYKRLLLNSGSRYLTKLLG; this is encoded by the coding sequence ATGGCATTGTACTCCTGTTTTAATCTTGCCAATCTAAGGCGTTTATCTAGTGTATCCAGTTCCAAGCAGCCATTACGTCATATTAGACCTAATAGTACAACTCTAGCTAATGCTGAACCCCGGGACCATGAGTGTTCAGAGGCGGGTATAACACATTTGTTTCGTTATGTCCGGGATAACCATGACCGGCTTAGTTTATACACTATGTGCGGGTACATGGAACGTTTACATAGCGCTAACCTGGCAGATATTGAGTTGAGAGACCTATTACGTAAGAAGCTGTTGGATTCCTTGGGTGATATCAACAGTGCAATGATATTAGGTCGTGTTTTGTACTTATTGAGCAAGTTTGACAATGTAGATGATGATTTTTTTGTGAAGATTACGGATCACATTTATCGCAACCAACTGTACACCATCGGTGAGTCACCTCGGCTATGGTGTAGGTACTTCAAGTTTATCGGTGACAATCGGATATATCACGGCCCACTTCTGGAGGTACTGGCAAAGCGGTACCACGAGTACCTGTGTCGTCACATGGCTGATGGCAGTGATGGGTACCCTCGGCGATTACAGGAGAGTGCGGCTATAGCCGCCTGGGCCTTGGCTATAACAGCTTCAGATTTATCTCTAGATGACTTGTTCAGGTCGATGTTAACTTTTGTGTTGCAGCCAGGCGTTGAGAGGCATGTTTTAATAAGAGTCTACTGGAGTGCTGCGGTTAGTGGCCGCTTACTTAATGGATTAGACTTGACAAGCATATCAGCTGCTATTGATGAGACCCTATCGAATCCCGATGTCGGTGTGCGTCACAAGTCGCATTTACATCAGCTTTACACTATCTTACGCTGTTTAAATGCTTCCGGTATCACTGATGATGTATTATTGAATCGATGTTTGGCATCACTGCATAGTATGCGTTATGGCTATAACGACTCGAAGATGTCAACTAGTCAACGCTACGTATCAGATGTACTAGTTCGATTGGGGATACCTCACAAGGTTGAGCTGTTGACTCCGGATCTCCTAAGCATTGACATTGCCATTGAGGGTGGTGGTGAGCGTATAGCCCTGGAGGTGGACGGCCCGTTACACTTTACTCGTGTTTGTCATGGTACTCATTTAGGCCAACCTATGTTAACGGGCCCAACTCGCATGAAGCATAATTTTCTACGCTCTTCAGGTTGGCATGTAATATCAGCTCCACCCGTTAAGTTGGACGACGTTGACATGATGTCATCGGTGTCTTGTGTTGACAGCTTTTACAAGCGGTTACTACTGAACTCCGGGTCACGGTACTTAACTAAATTACTGGGTTAG